CTGTTTGGGCAAGCGGGGATCGGCAATGATACGGTCGTCGTCGCCTATGACGACCAAGGCGGGGCGTTCGCCTCGCGGCTATGGTGGATGCTGAAATATGTCGGGCATGATGCGGTAGCGGTGCTGGAACAAGGCTTTTCCGCCTGGAAGCGGGCCGGATATCCCGTGACGCGGGATGTCGAGCCGCATCCTGCCAAGGCGTTTGCCGCAAATGTGCGCCCGGACATGCTGCTATCGATGCGCGAGGTAAAGGAACGTTTGCACCGAGACGATGTTGTGTTGCTCGACTCCCGGGATGGCGCGAGATATCGGGGGGAGGCCGAGCCGATTGATCCGGTGGCGGGGCATATTCCCGGGGCGAAGAATGCCTTTTGGAAAGAAGGATTGCGTCCGGACGGCAGCTGGAAAACGCCCGCGGAGCAACAGGCGAGATTTGGCGCGATTGCCCCCGATAAAGAAGTGGTCGTCTACTGCGGTTCCGGTGTAACCGCCTGCCCCAACGTGATCGCGCTGATTGACGCGGGGTTCAGGAACGTCAAGCTTTACGGCGGCAGCTGGAGCGATTGGTGCTCGTACAAGGACAATCCGATCGCGACAGGGGAAGAGTAGGAGCCGGGCGGCCGCCTCAGATGTAGGTTTGAGTTGCGTGTTGAATTCCGTGTGGGCGACATAAGCTCAGAGTCCGCGCCGACAGCGGGTTTGGGACTTTGTTTCGTATCGGAAGTAGGTTTGGGCCTGCAGCACGTGTCGTAGGTTTGGGGTTGTGTCATGTGTCGGGCGTAGGTCTAGGGTAGTGTCACGTGCCGGATGCAGGTTCGAGGCTGCGATGCGTGTCGGGCGCTGGTTCGAGGTTGCGACTCCCGCTCATGCGGCAACGCGTAAATAGTTCGGAACCATAGTGCGCGGTAGTATGAAGCCGCGGCGCCGCTAATCTGTATGATTTTTCACATATAATTATCAAAAAACCGTTAAAAATAGGAATTATATATGAATTTTCATATATAATTTGGCCAATTCGGCTCCTAAAGCTAAAATGTATGTGGTTTTTCATATATATTTCTCAAAATGGCCTGTTTTGGACAAAATATATATGACTTTTCACATATAATCGCAATGAGCGTAATGAGCGTAATAAGCGCTTTAAGTCAGACCAAATCGGGGCTTTGGATGGAGCCCACATATTCGTAGGAAGTTATACGCTGCGAGGCTCCTTTTGCCACAGGCCGAAACTTGCCTTTTTCCACCAGCATGCGGCAGTATTTGATAACCGTCTGGATGTGCAGTTCAAACTCCCTTGCCGCTTCGGCAGGGCGAAGGATTCGATTGTGGCGAATGGCCGCCTGCATCAGATTCCGCTCGATTTTTGAAAATTGCCTTCCAACCATATTTGCTGTCCCGCCCTCAACCGACAAATACGATGACAGGCTGTTTTTTAACGCAAAAAGGATAAATGATGGATTCTCTTTTAACTCATCCAAAGAAATATAGAAAACCGTACAGCCTTGCGACTGAAGAAATAGCCCGCGATTCAAATCCATTCGATATTTCGTCCGATCCGTCCCGTGCGAGCCAAAATCCATAATTTCAAACGCATTGCGCACCGTCCCGATTATCCACATGAAATCGACAAAGTACGACCTTCCTCGCCAATCCCTCACTTCATATTCAGGATGCAAACCGTGGAAATGACCAACCAGCGGCCACCAGATTTGCTTTATGAACAACTGGTTTCCGTAACCGTGTCCGCGTTTAAGCGCATCAAGCCGTTCCCCGCTTCTTCGCCTTAGATGATCTTGCATCCATTTGTCGTGTTCAGCTTGCAAACTCATTCGCCAACCTCCATCACTCCATATTCTTCAAAAAGAAAAGTCCCCGTGTCCAATCCAACATCGGAAGGAAGCGGGGCATACTTTGCCACTTGACTTGATTATGTTCGGTTTCCATATTATGCCACAAAACAGCAACAGTATGCAACCCGTTTTATATGAGCACGAAATTCGTGTCAATTTGCAATGTATCCGCTAATGCCGCCGGGCTATAATGATGGGAAGAATAAATGCGTTTTATTGAAATGAACGATGATGATTCGCGAAAGGGTGTAATCGGATGAAATTTGGTTATAGGCTTTGGTTTTTCATTCTGCTTCCCGGCGCTATCTTGACGGGCTGCGGCAGCGGGGACCGGTCAATGAGCGCCGCCGCTCCGCAACCCGTTGAATCCATTCAGGCCAAAGTTGTGACGGCGGAACCGAATGTGCAAAAAGTAACGTTTCACAGCGAATCCCTGGACAAAGACATGCGCTTCAATATTTATTTGCCCAAAGGATATCGTACAGACCACAAGTATCCGGTTTTGTATTTGCTCCACGGATATACCGAGAACGAAGACCAATGGGTTCCGGAGTTGGGCGCGGACAAAGTGGCGGATCAGTTGCTTTACGAAGGAAAGATTGAGCCGCTGATGATCGTTTCGCCGCAAATTGACAACAGTTACGGTTTTAATTCCTATATGGGGAAATACGGCGACTACATTGTGAACGATCTTGTACAATATGTAGATAGTCATTTTAATAGTGTAGCCGAAAGAGTAGGCCGTTATATCGGCGGCGTGTCCATGGGCGGCTGGGCCGCGCTGTATAACGCATTTCAGCATCCGGATTTGTACAGTAAAGTGGGCGGCCACAGCCCCGCCGTTGTAGATGATGATTGGTCGACGACAAGCGGGTTGAAAGGTTTTCTATATCCTACCGATGAGGTTCGCAGGCAAAGAGATCCTTTATTGTTGGCGGAAACGCAAAATTTACAAGGTTTGTCCGTCTATCTTGATTGCGGGGACGAGGACAGCTACAAATTCTATCAAGGCGCGGAAGCGCTTTATAACAAACTGCAAAACAAAAATGTGAAATCGGAATACCATCATGCGCCGGGCGGCCACGATGCGGAGTATTGGACAAAGCACCTGGCAGATTACCTGTTGTTTTACGCCGGAAAATAAACCGCTCAACCGTTCAGGAACAGCTGAGCTTGATTAGTTTCATTTGTTGGCCGCTCTTCGCGATGTTTTCTAACTCCGGTTCGCTTTCGCTTGGCGAATGCCGCATAATCCATTATGCGCCGGACGGTGACATAACGGTCCGCATCGTTTTCCCGCGTAATTTGCCGATGATGCCCCCGTCGCTTGTCAAAGCGCGCCCGAACTTTTACCGCACATATTTGCTCCAGATGTGGTATTGTGCCGACAGCCTCCACACATTGAGCACGATTCTGACCAACTGGTGGGCAAAATGCGCGATGATGGCGAAAAGCCCCGCCCATACATAAGAGGTGGCGGAGATCAGCGCGTACGCAAAAATGGAAACAAGCGCGATCACCGCGGCGATAGCGGCGGCAATATGAGCGCAGCGGAGCAAAACCATTACCGTAAGCATCGGCCCGTGGCCGGTCGTTTTGCCTAATTGCACAAGGGTGGCCAGAAGCTGGATGAGCGCGGCGTACAGCAAAAATCCCGCCACATAAGGCAACAGCTTTGGCAGCAGCGCGGACCATTGCTCCGCGCGCATGACTGCCGGCGCAAAACGGAAATAAAGCCACACAAGCGGGCCGATCGTCAGGATCATCTGCGCTCCATAGATCATCGCAAATGGCTTGCCGAGCTTGCGGATTCCGGGGAAAAAGCGCCACCCGGCCGCCCGCTTTTCCGCCTGGTGCACGGCGTGAAAAAGCCCGGCGCGGATAAACGGCGTCAAGCCCATGCGCAGCAACACAAGTGCGAGCAACAGCAGCAAATAATGGTTGGCCGCGGTTGTCCTGGTCAGCACAAACTCGCCTTCCGCCCAAAACAACCGGCTTGCATACTCCGACAATCCGCTGGGGAAACGATGCAAAAGCGGTATAACCGAATCCCGAACCACCTTCAGCAAGAGAAAAGCCCAGGCAAATTCATACACATATAGACCAAGGATGAGCATGGAATGTTTTTTCGTTGTTTTCCAGCCCAGTTTTAAATAACCCATGCCGTACACCTCACCATGCGATCCCTTGCAGCAAGGTTTCGATTAATTTGGCGATGCCGATGCTGAAACGATTTTTCTGTTCAGGATCGATTTTTGTTTGAAAAAAATTGTTGATATGTTTGTTTTCCAGCACAAGCGAGTAATTGGGGTCGACCATCGCCCATTCTACCGGCGCGGTGCCGGTGAACCGCAAAATCGCGCGGTTGTTTTTGCTTGCGTCGAAGTTTTTTGTCGTCATCGTTCCGTCGGCAAAACGGATGAGCACAGGCACCTGCCGCAAGTCGCCCGCACGCTTGGTCACAAGCACCGCGCTGTCATATATGTAAGCGCCGTTTTCCAGGCGTGTCGTGATTTGTATGCCGTCAACGGAAACATCCGTCATCGTGCCGCCATAAACGTACGTTTTAAAGAAGTCGTCCCATTGTTTGCCGGTTACTTGCTCGAGCACGGCAAGGAAATCCGAGGTGGAAGGATGGCGGAATTTGTAGCGTTGGAAATACGCCCTGAGCACCCGCCGCATGTTTTCGCCGCCGATTTCCCGCTCAATTGCCGCAAGCACCAGTTTTGCCCTGATGTACACATTATCCGCATAGTCGCCGTGGCGCTTGTATTGCCAGGCGTTCAAATTAAGCGCGCGCGGCGTTGTCATATAACTTGCTTCCAGCGGAAAATTGGGCCGTACGTTGAACTCTTTTTCCATTACCTTCGCTTCGATATAAGACGTGAACCCTTC
This is a stretch of genomic DNA from Bacilli bacterium. It encodes these proteins:
- a CDS encoding sulfurtransferase, translating into MQNVVPIAWLAAKLASDGDKPVIVDCRFDLADPAAGKAAYDDGHIPGAVYMHLERDLSGPVGEHGGRHPLPAADSLARLFGQAGIGNDTVVVAYDDQGGAFASRLWWMLKYVGHDAVAVLEQGFSAWKRAGYPVTRDVEPHPAKAFAANVRPDMLLSMREVKERLHRDDVVLLDSRDGARYRGEAEPIDPVAGHIPGAKNAFWKEGLRPDGSWKTPAEQQARFGAIAPDKEVVVYCGSGVTACPNVIALIDAGFRNVKLYGGSWSDWCSYKDNPIATGEE
- a CDS encoding alpha/beta hydrolase-fold protein; protein product: MKFGYRLWFFILLPGAILTGCGSGDRSMSAAAPQPVESIQAKVVTAEPNVQKVTFHSESLDKDMRFNIYLPKGYRTDHKYPVLYLLHGYTENEDQWVPELGADKVADQLLYEGKIEPLMIVSPQIDNSYGFNSYMGKYGDYIVNDLVQYVDSHFNSVAERVGRYIGGVSMGGWAALYNAFQHPDLYSKVGGHSPAVVDDDWSTTSGLKGFLYPTDEVRRQRDPLLLAETQNLQGLSVYLDCGDEDSYKFYQGAEALYNKLQNKNVKSEYHHAPGGHDAEYWTKHLADYLLFYAGK